In a genomic window of Sarcophilus harrisii chromosome 4, mSarHar1.11, whole genome shotgun sequence:
- the TPBG gene encoding trophoblast glycoprotein translates to MPGGCARGPAAAAAAGDRRLRLARLLLVLLGWVSSSTGTSSSSPSSSSTSSSSPSSSVSAQPPPPPPPPPPGHCPAPCECSEAARTVKCVNKNLTEVPEDLPRYVRTLFFTGNQLAILPSGAFASRPPLAELATLNLSGSCLQEVSAGAFEHLPSLRQLDLSHNPLADLSPVAFSGGGGGSNASSLGRSPLSELFLNDILPPRDSQLRNRSFVGMVAAALQSGGALGNLLRLELSGNNFIYLPRDMFSGLPKLKHLDLHNNSLVGLGNLALGNLTHLETLHLGNNAFKALYNASLVQLQSLPNLRVNLDNNPWLCDCNLVDMVAWLKETNVVEGKASLSCFFPEKMRNRPLVKLNSSDLDCDPLPLDPLQTSYVFLGIVLALIGAIFLLVLYLNRKGIKKWLYNIRDACRDHMEGYHYRYEINADPRLTNLSSNSDV, encoded by the coding sequence ATGCCTGGGGGGTGCGCCCGGGGccccgctgccgccgccgctgctggGGACAGGAGACTGCGGCTGGCCCGGCTGTTGCTAGTTCTCCTGGGCTGGGTCTCCTCGTCCACCGGCACTTCCTCATCGTCTCCATcgtcctcctccacctcctcatCTTCTCCATCCTCTTCGGTGTCAGCTCAGCCCCCGCCACCGCCACCTCCGCCGCCCCCAGGCCATTGCCCCGCGCCCTGTGAGTGCTCTGAAGCGGCCCGAACCGTCAAGTGTGTCAACAAGAACCTGACCGAGGTGCCGGAGGACCTGCCCCGCTACGTTCGCACCCTCTTCTTCACAGGCAACCAGCTAGCAATATTGCCCTCCGGTGCCTTCGCCTCGCGGCCGCCCCTGGCCGAACTGGCTACCCTCAACCTCAGTGGTAGCTGCCTACAAGAAGTGAGCGCCGGCGCCTTCGAACACCTGCCCAGCCTGCGCCAGCTGGATCTCAGCCACAATCCCCTGGCAGACCTCAGCCCGGTTGCTTTTTCTGGCGGTGGCGGCGGCAGCAATGCCAGCAGCTTGGGTCGGAGTCCCCTCTCGGAGCTGTTCCTGAACGACATCCTCCCACCCAGGGACTCGCAGCTCCGCAACCGGAGCTTCGTGGGCATGGTGGCGGCTGCGTTGCAAAGTGGAGGTGCTCTGGGCAACCTACTCCGCCTGGAGCTGTCCGGCAACAACTTCATTTACCTGCCTCGAGACATGTTCTCGGGCCTGCCTAAACTCAAGCACCTGGATCTCCACAACAACTCTCTGGTGGGTTTGGGCAACTTGGCCTTAGGTAACTTAACGCACCTGGAGACCCTCCATCTCGGGAATAACGCCTTCAAGGCTTTGTATAATGCATCCTTGGTCCAGCTGCAGTCTCTGCCCAATCTGCGGGTCAACCTAGACAACAACCCCTGGCTTTGTGACTGTAACCTGGTTGATATGGTAGCTTGGCTGAAGGAAACTAACGTAGTGGAGGGTAAAGCCTCCCTCTCCTGCTTCTTCCCAGAGAAAATGAGGAACCGTCCCTTGGTGAAACTCAACAGCTCTGACCTGGACTGTGACCCACTCCCTCTAGACCCTTTGCAGACTTCTTATGTTTTTCTAGGGATAGTTTTAGCCCTCATTGGAGCAATTTTTTTACTGGTTTTGTATTTGAACCGCAAAGGGATAAAAAAGTGGCTATATAATATCAGAGATGCCTGCCGGGATCACATGGAAGGTTATCACTACAGATACGAAATCAATGCAGATCCCAGGTTAACAAACCTCAGCTCAAATTCAGATGTctaa